The Rhipicephalus sanguineus isolate Rsan-2018 chromosome 7, BIME_Rsan_1.4, whole genome shotgun sequence genome includes a window with the following:
- the LOC125759363 gene encoding neprilysin-1-like produces the protein MPLAAAKPYADAASWDLGLIKELFEASKRSYRKRIGRSTLMDEATRQFAEDKIRSANGVVPAPGLIWNASALQRIYECVPQSRELFFLPSLLEARRCKQRHLLGTAASGQSSAETITWTSPAAYLVRYLDVYNSAVVMGSVLYPPVLQTSGDHRDVFNYAGLAFLFSKLLYGAVGQQGSLRDSVGAPRPWWSNATRQGFSQAVRCFEDLYQFDARFIDDDIGAAVAVSVAFAAYERRLRGRYTRDAGGLWGRGIRWLLRWPRWLSSAGRNEFADDQAFFMNHCLLFCSRKTSRLYSEGWVSAEQKCNLPMKNSPDFWRAFQCSKDDAMRADKSCELI, from the exons ATGCCGTTGGCGGCAGCCAAGCCGTACGCAGACGCGGCGTCCTGGGACCTAGGCCTAATCAAGGAGCTCTTCGAGGCCTCGAAGCGATCGTACCGGAAGCGCATCGGTCGCAGCACGTTGATGGACGAAGCGACGCGTCAGTTTGCAGAGGACAAGATCCGCTCGGCTAACGGAGTCGTTCCTGCGCCGGGCCTCATCTGGAACGCGAGCGCGCTTCAACGTATCTATGA ATGCGTGCCTCAGAGCCGAGAGCTGTTCTTCCTCCCGTCCCTGTTGGAAGCCAGGCGATGCAAGCAGCGACACCTCCTCGGCACGGCGGCCAGCGGTCAAAGCTCGGCAGAGACGATCACGTGGACGTCACCAGCGGCCTACCTGGTGCGCTACCTGGACGTCTACAACAGCGCCGTCGTCATGGGCTCCGTGCTCTATCCTCCCGTGCTTCAG ACATCCGGTGACCACCGCGACGTATTCAACTACGCCGGTCTGGCGTTCCTCTTCTCCAAGCTCCTCTACGGAGCCGTCGGCCAGCAGGGCAGCCTTCGCGACAGCGTGGGCGCCCCGAGACCCTGGTGGAGCAACGCGACGCGCCAGGGCTTCTCCCAAGCCGTGCGCTGCTTCGAAGACCTGTACCAGTTCGACGCCCGATTCATCGACGACGACATAGGCGCCGCGGTGGCCGTGTCCGTGGCGTTCGCCGCGTACGAGCGACGCCTTCGAGGTCGGTACACGCGGGACGCCGGTGGTCTCTGGGGCCGAGGTATCCGGTGGCTGCTGAGATGGCCCCGCTGGCTAAGCAGCGCTGGACGGAACGAGTTTGCAGACGACCAGGCGTTCTTCATGAACCACTGCTTGCTTTTCTGCTCCCGCAAGACTTCGCGACTATATTCGGAGGGTTGGGTGTCGGCCGAGCAAAAGTGCAACCTGCCCATGAAGAACAGTCCCGATTTCTGGCGCGCCTTTCAGTGTAGCAAAGACGACGCTATGAGGGCCGACAAGTCTTGCGAGTTGATTTGA